One Hordeum vulgare subsp. vulgare chromosome 4H, MorexV3_pseudomolecules_assembly, whole genome shotgun sequence DNA window includes the following coding sequences:
- the LOC123450990 gene encoding trihelix transcription factor ASR3-like, giving the protein MDTKGSGFQGGGEEETGSIMPSNANANANAGAMTVAREYRRGNWTLPETMLLIEAKKRVHEDRHPADLGLARWRWVEDYCWRAGCQRSQNQCNDRWDNLMRDYKKVRAYEHTGAGPEAPSYWAMARAERKARYLPSNLLREIYEAMGEIVERRMGIYGAGGTFLGAPPPPTVGTGLVSVPMQASPLAQVLPRPLDQETRCSSESPERKRLRPSLDGQPGSSTPASAAGNNDRHHQAPESDDRESSDDIEEHDELSGAIGQCAAILSGALESREAAEERRHREVMAVEERRSVARQARREAGEQCMAGLAAAVGQLAGSMLALAAKHEGPAAPK; this is encoded by the exons ATGGATACGAAGGGATCCGGCTTCcaaggagggggagaggaggagaCCGGGAGCATCATGCCCAGCAACGCCAACGCCAACGCCAACGCCGGAGCCATGACGGTGGCGAGGGAGTACCGGCGGGGGAACTGGACGCTGCCGGAGACGATGCTGCTGATCGAGGCCAAGAAGCGGGTGCACGAGGACCGGCACCCGGCGGACCTGGGCCTGGCGCGCTGGCGGTGGGTCGAGGACTACTGCTGGCGCGCCGGGTGCCAGCGCAGCCAGAACCAGTGCAACGACCGGTGGGACAACCTGATGAGGGACTACAAGAAGGTGCGCGCGTACGAGCACACCGGCGCCGGACCGGAGGCGCCGAGCTACTGGGCGATGGCGAGGGCGGAGAGGAAGGCCAGGTACCTCCCCTCCAACCTCCTGCGCGAGATTTACGAGGCCATGGGCGAGATCGTGGAGCGGCGGATGGGCATCTACGGCGCCGGTGGGACGTTCTtgggcgcgccgccgccgccgacggtcGGCACCGGCCTCGTCAGCGTCCCCATGCAGGCCTCGCCTCTCGCGCAAGTCCTGCCCCGACCTCTGG ACCAAGAAACGCGTTGCAGCTCCGAGTCGCCGGAGAGGAAGAGGCTGCGGCCATCGCTGGACGGCCAGCCGGGTAGCAGCACGCCGGCGTCAGCCGCAGGAAACAACGATCGCCACCACCAAGCGCCCGAGAGCGACGACAGGGAGAGCTCGGACGACATCGAGGAGCACGACGAGCTGAGCGGCGCGATCGGCCAGTGCGCGGCCATCCTGTCGGGCGCGCTGGAGAGCCGGGAGGCCGCGGAGGAGCGGCGGCACAGGGAGGTGATGGCGGTGGAGGAGCGGCGCAGCGTGGCCCGGCAAGCGCGCCGCGAGGCCGGCGAGCAGTGCATGGCCGGGCTGGCGGCCGCCGTGGGCCAGCTCGCCGGCTCCATGCTGGCGCTCGCCGCCAAGCACGAGGGCCCCGCCGCGCCCAAGTGA